One Actinomadura viridis genomic region harbors:
- a CDS encoding polysaccharide deacetylase family protein, whose product MNHPENFERPITAMPMVLMYRSIGRNDDRGAPPGTVTPERLERQLRWLQARRLRGVSVGELLRAHAQGSTRGLVGLTFDGGYADFATRAVPVLVRLGFTATVFAVARYVGGYDGWAAGTPRPLMTANQLRAVADFGMEVGSQGMRHLSLPAASDEEVRDELRESRFVLEEIVQRPVTGFAYPHGHVSPRVVTEVRIAGYGYACAIRPEEPGRHALARTYVGERDRSLLLRAKVVRHELQWMVRV is encoded by the coding sequence GTGAACCATCCGGAGAACTTCGAGCGTCCCATCACCGCGATGCCGATGGTGCTGATGTACCGGTCGATCGGCCGCAACGACGACCGGGGCGCGCCGCCGGGCACGGTCACGCCCGAACGCCTCGAACGGCAGCTGCGCTGGCTCCAGGCCCGCAGGCTGCGCGGGGTGAGCGTCGGGGAACTGCTGCGGGCCCACGCCCAGGGGAGCACCCGGGGACTGGTCGGCCTCACCTTCGACGGCGGCTACGCCGACTTCGCCACCCGCGCCGTACCGGTGCTGGTCCGGCTCGGGTTCACCGCGACGGTCTTCGCGGTCGCCCGGTACGTCGGCGGGTACGACGGGTGGGCCGCAGGGACGCCCCGGCCGCTGATGACCGCGAACCAGCTGCGCGCCGTCGCCGACTTCGGCATGGAGGTCGGTTCCCAGGGCATGCGCCACCTCTCCCTCCCGGCGGCCTCCGACGAGGAGGTACGCGACGAGCTGCGGGAGAGCAGGTTCGTCCTGGAGGAGATCGTCCAGCGGCCCGTGACGGGCTTCGCCTACCCCCACGGCCATGTCAGCCCGCGGGTCGTGACGGAGGTCCGGATCGCCGGGTACGGCTACGCCTGCGCGATCCGGCCCGAGGAGCCGGGCCGGCACGCCCTGGCCCGCACCTACGTCGGCGAGCGCGACCGGAGCCTGCTCCTGCGGGCCAAGGTCGTCCGCCACGAGCTGCAATGGATGGTCCGGGTATGA